A single Bosea sp. PAMC 26642 DNA region contains:
- a CDS encoding alpha/beta hydrolase, producing the protein MSFRRALGCGRAALFSVLLATLVAACASRPETGFLAPVTVATSGTEHTLLVATTRKRDDRPGTLFGGERGRSLDFAKIGISVPQAHKPGEIEWASAPPGNANTDFVVRQATYLDGEKEFVRSLNAQLATRPRGKRKVLLFIHGYNTMFAESVYRFGQVVHDSKAPAVPVLFTWASRGALTQYVYDTNSATTARDDLERTIRLIFASDAEQVNILAHSMGNWVTVEALRQIKIAGPLPQIGKLGLVFLAAPDIDVDVFKSQMRRFGKPRKPFYIVLSKDDQALRASSFIAGGGNRLGADGNYDELAALGAVVIDLTDVKALDSSNHGKFAQLAEFAPQLSAVLENGIGGGSEDPALSPGAVEGTVGKLVSLPITLIGAPIKILTSASR; encoded by the coding sequence ATGTCTTTCCGACGCGCACTGGGCTGCGGCCGAGCCGCCCTGTTCTCAGTGTTGCTCGCCACTCTCGTCGCGGCCTGTGCTTCCCGGCCGGAAACCGGCTTCCTCGCCCCCGTGACAGTGGCGACATCTGGAACCGAGCACACGCTGCTCGTTGCGACGACGCGCAAGCGGGACGATCGGCCAGGCACATTGTTCGGCGGCGAGCGCGGCCGATCGCTGGACTTCGCCAAAATCGGAATTTCCGTCCCGCAGGCGCACAAGCCGGGCGAGATCGAGTGGGCATCGGCACCCCCCGGAAATGCGAACACCGATTTTGTCGTGCGGCAGGCCACCTATCTCGACGGTGAGAAGGAGTTCGTGCGCTCCCTCAATGCGCAGTTGGCGACACGTCCCCGCGGCAAACGCAAGGTCTTGTTGTTCATCCACGGCTACAACACGATGTTCGCCGAAAGCGTCTATCGGTTCGGACAAGTCGTGCATGATTCCAAGGCGCCCGCCGTCCCCGTTCTGTTCACCTGGGCCTCGCGGGGCGCGCTCACGCAATATGTCTACGATACCAACAGCGCGACGACCGCGCGGGACGACCTCGAACGCACGATCCGGCTTATCTTCGCCAGCGATGCCGAGCAGGTGAACATCCTCGCGCATTCGATGGGCAACTGGGTGACAGTCGAGGCGCTGCGGCAGATCAAGATTGCTGGCCCGCTCCCGCAGATCGGCAAGCTCGGACTGGTCTTTCTGGCGGCGCCCGATATCGACGTCGATGTCTTCAAATCGCAGATGCGGCGCTTCGGAAAGCCGCGCAAGCCTTTCTACATCGTCCTGTCCAAAGACGATCAGGCTTTGCGAGCGTCGAGCTTCATAGCTGGCGGCGGCAACCGGCTTGGAGCCGACGGGAATTATGACGAGCTTGCCGCGCTCGGCGCGGTCGTCATCGATCTGACCGACGTGAAGGCGCTCGATTCGTCGAACCACGGCAAATTCGCGCAGCTGGCCGAGTTCGCGCCCCAGCTCTCGGCGGTACTCGAGAATGGTATCGGCGGCGGTTCCGAAGACCCGGCTCTTTCGCCCGGTGCCGTGGAAGGCACGGTCGGCAAGCTGGTTTCCCTGCCGATCACCCTCATCGGCGCACCGATCAAGATCCTGACGAGCGCCAGCCGTTGA
- the obgE gene encoding GTPase ObgE, translating into MKFLDQAKIYVKAGDGGAGCVSFRREKFIEFGGPNGGDGGRGGDVVIECVQGLNTLIDFRFQQHFKAKIGGHGMGADRHGANGETKVLKVPPGTQIFDEDGETLVADLTEAGQRFVLCKGGNGGFGNAYFKSATNQAPRHANPGLIGEERWVWLRLKLIADAGLVGLPNAGKSTFLATVTAAKPKIADYPFTTLHPGLGVVRVDGREMVLADIPGLIEGAHEGHGLGDRFLGHVERCRVLLHLVEGTCDHAGKAYKTVRNELALYGEGLDEKPEIVALSKVDALSPKLLKEQVARLKRAAKRMPIVLSSASGEGVEAALRALFSYVEEARSEEAREQAPAEDVGWRP; encoded by the coding sequence ATGAAATTCCTCGACCAGGCAAAAATCTATGTGAAGGCGGGCGACGGCGGCGCGGGCTGCGTCTCCTTCCGCCGTGAAAAGTTCATCGAGTTCGGCGGGCCCAATGGCGGCGATGGCGGGCGCGGCGGCGATGTCGTGATCGAATGCGTGCAGGGTCTCAACACCCTGATCGACTTCCGCTTCCAGCAGCATTTCAAGGCCAAGATCGGCGGGCACGGCATGGGCGCCGACAGGCACGGCGCCAATGGCGAGACCAAGGTTCTGAAGGTGCCGCCGGGCACGCAGATCTTCGACGAGGACGGCGAGACGCTGGTCGCCGACCTGACAGAAGCCGGCCAGCGCTTCGTGCTGTGCAAGGGCGGAAATGGCGGCTTCGGCAACGCCTATTTCAAGAGCGCCACCAACCAGGCGCCGCGCCATGCCAATCCCGGCCTGATCGGCGAGGAGCGCTGGGTCTGGCTGCGGCTGAAGCTGATCGCCGATGCCGGGCTGGTCGGCTTGCCTAATGCCGGCAAGTCGACCTTCCTGGCCACGGTGACGGCGGCCAAGCCCAAGATCGCGGATTACCCGTTTACGACGCTGCATCCGGGGCTCGGCGTCGTGCGGGTCGACGGGCGCGAGATGGTGCTGGCGGATATTCCCGGCCTGATCGAGGGCGCCCATGAGGGCCACGGGCTGGGCGACCGGTTCCTCGGCCATGTCGAGCGCTGCCGCGTGCTGCTGCATCTGGTCGAGGGCACCTGCGACCATGCCGGCAAGGCCTACAAGACCGTGCGGAACGAGCTCGCTCTTTATGGCGAGGGGCTCGACGAGAAGCCCGAAATCGTGGCTCTGTCGAAGGTCGATGCGCTGTCTCCGAAACTGCTCAAGGAGCAGGTCGCAAGGCTAAAGCGGGCGGCCAAGCGTATGCCGATCGTGCTGTCGTCGGCGTCTGGCGAGGGTGTCGAGGCGGCGCTGCGGGCACTGTTCTCCTATGTCGAGGAGGCGCGCAGCGAAGAGGCGCGCGAGCAGGCTCCCGCCGAGGATGTCGGCTGGCGGCCTTAA
- a CDS encoding DUF2955 domain-containing protein — MPADTVSRTAVVARQRRVGLRVALAVAVGMTVGVGSGAVIPFLGPLFAAQFLLGGARPLPVAKAIGTVGLILLLGQFFIVMTGVFGSRPVQLLILLGMFFFLCFFLQASGKGGPAVFVSLVISVMVPLLDLLHGDLDQSMIMILFQGSAGGVALSWLAHAVLPEPAGEPDRPAQQPAPVADPIARALANTLILLGAVTLCLTNSAFSSAIVIPITVASLLLQLDLAASARASVGLVAVNLLGGVLASLAFTFVDIRPSLLLLFLTTFLIGLLLGGRAATPLPIGKVYGGALTTFLILFGTGLSPLPTSTPESFSTRIVFVSLAVAYAVLATALLWLREPVQRSLSSEG; from the coding sequence ATGCCAGCTGACACCGTCAGCCGGACCGCCGTCGTCGCTCGGCAGCGCCGGGTCGGCCTGAGAGTTGCCCTCGCAGTCGCTGTCGGAATGACCGTCGGCGTCGGCAGTGGAGCGGTGATCCCGTTCCTGGGCCCGCTATTCGCAGCGCAGTTCCTCCTCGGCGGTGCCCGGCCTCTGCCAGTCGCCAAGGCGATTGGCACGGTCGGGCTGATCCTGCTGCTGGGTCAGTTTTTCATCGTCATGACCGGCGTGTTCGGCAGCCGGCCGGTTCAGCTGCTCATCCTGCTGGGAATGTTCTTCTTCCTGTGCTTCTTTCTTCAGGCCTCGGGGAAGGGCGGGCCGGCGGTGTTTGTGTCGCTCGTCATCTCGGTCATGGTGCCGCTTCTCGATCTCCTGCACGGCGACCTCGATCAAAGCATGATCATGATCCTGTTTCAGGGCAGCGCGGGCGGGGTCGCCCTATCGTGGCTCGCTCATGCCGTGCTGCCGGAGCCTGCCGGCGAACCGGACCGGCCCGCCCAACAACCTGCGCCTGTCGCCGACCCGATCGCACGCGCGCTCGCCAATACGCTCATCCTGCTCGGGGCGGTCACCCTGTGCCTCACCAACAGTGCGTTCTCGTCCGCGATCGTGATCCCGATCACGGTCGCCTCCCTGTTGCTCCAGCTCGATCTTGCGGCCAGCGCGCGCGCCTCTGTCGGGCTCGTCGCGGTCAACCTGCTCGGCGGCGTGCTTGCATCGCTGGCCTTCACATTCGTCGATATCCGCCCCTCGCTGCTTCTGCTTTTTCTGACCACGTTCCTGATCGGGCTATTGCTGGGAGGACGCGCCGCGACGCCCCTGCCGATCGGCAAGGTCTATGGCGGGGCGCTGACCACGTTCCTGATCCTGTTCGGGACGGGCCTGTCGCCGCTCCCGACATCCACGCCGGAATCATTCTCGACGCGGATCGTCTTCGTGTCGCTCGCGGTCGCCTATGCCGTCCTCGCTACCGCTTTGCTGTGGTTACGCGAGCCGGTTCAGCGCAGCCTCAGCAGTGAGGGATAG
- a CDS encoding HlyD family secretion protein, whose amino-acid sequence MSTDSRTTLAEPGAAGKAAPANPLRGVARVVFGMIAVLFGLSIAMERLTPSSSQAVVQAYVVRMAPDISGRVVEVNVVDNARVEAGQLLFRIDARPFEIAVTEAQAQVERIGQTLGASTAAVEAAQARLVKAGADFENVQSQTQRTLELVQRGITAKAKGDEARAALEGARAAVNGAEADLAKARQELGPAGNDNPQLRGALAQLERARLNLLHTSVVAPASGVVTNLQLATGQFIGAGQAALSFIDAGSIWISANFKENSLEHMSSDDRAEIVIDALPGSVFQAKVESVGWGVSQNNVDPSTGLPTIRNSSGWIRDPQRFPVRLIFDGDLPGRVRFGSQVNVVVYTGKNPAANALGAAWIRIISALTYAS is encoded by the coding sequence ATGTCCACTGACAGCCGGACCACGTTGGCGGAGCCGGGGGCGGCCGGAAAGGCTGCGCCGGCGAACCCCCTGCGCGGGGTCGCACGGGTCGTCTTCGGGATGATCGCGGTTCTGTTTGGGCTTTCCATCGCGATGGAGAGGCTGACCCCATCGTCGTCACAAGCCGTCGTCCAGGCTTATGTCGTGCGAATGGCGCCTGACATATCGGGCCGCGTGGTCGAGGTGAACGTGGTCGACAATGCCCGCGTCGAGGCTGGGCAGCTTCTGTTCAGGATCGATGCGCGGCCTTTTGAAATCGCGGTCACCGAGGCGCAGGCTCAGGTCGAGCGCATCGGCCAGACGCTCGGCGCATCCACGGCCGCCGTCGAGGCGGCGCAGGCGCGCCTGGTCAAGGCCGGCGCGGATTTCGAGAATGTCCAGTCCCAGACGCAGCGCACGCTCGAACTCGTTCAACGCGGAATCACGGCCAAGGCGAAGGGCGACGAGGCACGCGCAGCCCTCGAGGGCGCCCGGGCGGCGGTCAACGGCGCGGAAGCCGATCTGGCAAAGGCGCGGCAGGAACTCGGACCGGCCGGCAACGACAATCCGCAGTTGCGCGGTGCGCTGGCGCAGCTCGAACGGGCTCGTCTCAACCTGCTCCACACATCGGTCGTGGCGCCGGCTTCAGGCGTCGTCACCAACCTCCAGCTTGCCACGGGTCAGTTCATCGGCGCGGGGCAGGCCGCATTGAGCTTCATCGACGCGGGCTCGATCTGGATATCGGCGAACTTCAAGGAAAACAGCCTGGAGCATATGTCGAGCGACGATCGCGCCGAGATCGTGATCGATGCGCTTCCCGGCAGCGTGTTTCAGGCGAAAGTCGAGAGCGTCGGCTGGGGTGTCTCGCAGAACAATGTTGATCCCAGCACGGGGCTCCCGACGATCCGCAACAGCAGCGGCTGGATCCGCGACCCGCAACGCTTCCCGGTCCGATTGATCTTCGACGGCGATCTGCCGGGCCGGGTCAGGTTCGGGTCGCAGGTCAATGTGGTCGTCTATACCGGCAAGAACCCTGCCGCCAACGCGCTCGGGGCAGCCTGGATCAGGATCATCTCGGCCTTGACCTATGCCAGCTGA
- a CDS encoding transporter suffix domain-containing protein, with translation MANVTTETAASDGGGWRFKLGICIFVTAFALWLLLPLAASMNVPGPRIAAMTGAIFIANKVLLLTCIAVMGKAGFQQLKGMIFGYAKSLTPSGPISRTRHVIGLVMFCLPLLSATLEPYVDQFWPGLRPNLWQLQLLGDVMLIASFFVLGGDFWNKIRALFVRTAVVVDTRQPVEAPHVH, from the coding sequence ATGGCCAATGTGACGACCGAGACAGCTGCCTCTGACGGTGGCGGGTGGCGCTTCAAGCTTGGCATCTGCATTTTTGTCACGGCCTTCGCGCTGTGGCTGCTTCTGCCGCTCGCCGCTTCGATGAATGTGCCGGGCCCGCGCATCGCCGCGATGACGGGCGCGATCTTCATCGCGAACAAGGTCCTTCTGCTCACCTGCATCGCCGTCATGGGCAAAGCCGGGTTCCAGCAGTTGAAGGGGATGATCTTCGGCTACGCCAAGAGCCTTACGCCCTCGGGGCCGATCAGCCGGACGCGCCATGTGATCGGCCTGGTGATGTTCTGCCTGCCGCTCTTGTCGGCGACTCTGGAACCTTATGTCGACCAGTTCTGGCCGGGACTGAGGCCCAATCTCTGGCAGCTTCAGCTGCTCGGCGACGTGATGCTGATCGCAAGCTTCTTCGTTCTAGGCGGTGATTTCTGGAACAAGATCCGGGCACTTTTCGTCCGGACGGCCGTCGTCGTCGACACCCGGCAACCGGTGGAAGCGCCCCATGTCCACTGA